Proteins encoded together in one Microbacterium sp. ABRD28 window:
- a CDS encoding aspartate carbamoyltransferase catalytic subunit, whose product MRHLLDTKTLDRQTAIGILDVAEDMADTQRREVKKLPTLRGKTVVNLFFEDSTRTRISFEAAAKRLSADVINFSAKGSSVSKGESLQDTAQTLQAMGADAVVIRHGASGAPRTLATSGWITAGVVNAGDGTHEHPTQALLDAFTIRKRRFGDGSRGRGLDGIRVTIVGDILHSRVARSNVWLLTALGADITLVAPPTLIPQDVSDWPVTVQYDLDRAIADGPDAVMMLRIQLERMRAAYFPTEREYARVWGLSRQRVAALPPDTMVLHPGPMNRGLEIAAEAADSERSTVLEQVTNGVSVRMAVLYLLLAGERDDEREDGR is encoded by the coding sequence ATGAGGCACCTGCTCGACACCAAGACCCTCGACCGGCAGACAGCGATCGGCATCCTCGACGTCGCCGAAGACATGGCCGACACCCAGCGCCGCGAGGTCAAGAAGCTCCCGACGCTGCGCGGCAAGACGGTGGTGAACCTCTTCTTCGAAGACTCCACCCGCACCCGCATCTCCTTCGAAGCGGCGGCCAAGCGCCTGTCGGCCGACGTCATCAACTTCTCGGCCAAGGGCTCGAGCGTGTCGAAGGGCGAGTCGCTCCAGGACACCGCGCAGACGCTGCAGGCGATGGGCGCCGACGCGGTCGTCATCCGCCACGGCGCCTCGGGCGCCCCGCGCACGCTTGCGACGAGCGGGTGGATCACCGCCGGAGTGGTCAACGCCGGTGACGGCACCCACGAACACCCCACTCAGGCCCTGCTCGACGCGTTCACGATCCGCAAGCGCCGCTTCGGCGACGGCAGTCGCGGCCGCGGCCTCGACGGCATCCGTGTGACGATCGTCGGCGACATCCTCCACTCTCGGGTCGCCCGCTCCAATGTCTGGCTGCTCACCGCGCTCGGTGCCGACATCACCCTCGTCGCCCCGCCGACGCTCATCCCCCAGGATGTCTCGGATTGGCCGGTCACGGTCCAGTACGACCTCGACCGGGCGATCGCCGACGGTCCGGACGCGGTGATGATGCTGCGGATCCAGCTCGAGCGGATGCGCGCGGCCTACTTCCCCACCGAGCGGGAGTATGCGCGGGTCTGGGGCCTGTCACGGCAACGGGTCGCGGCCCTTCCGCCCGATACGATGGTCTTGCACCCCGGTCCGATGAACAGAGGGCTGGAGATCGCCGCCGAAGCCGCGGATTCCGAGCGATCGACGGTGCTCGAGCAGGTGACCAACGGTGTGTCCGTGCGGATGGCCGTGCTGTACCTCCTGCTGGCCGGCGAGCGCGACGACGAGAGAGAGGACGGACGATGA
- a CDS encoding dihydroorotase: MSAPHPVTPAPVLIRGAAPLAGAHADILIEHGAISEIGSGLSRAGATVIDADGLIALPGLVDLHAHLREPGFEHAETVLTGSRAAAAGGYTTVFAMPNTSPVADTAGVVEQELALGEAAGYVTVQPIGAVTVGQRGESLAELGAMAHSRARVRVFSDDGFCVWDPLIMRRALEYVKAFDGVIAQHAQDPRLTEGAQMNEGAVSAELGLAGWPAVAEESIIARDVLLAEHVGSRLHVCHLSTAGSVDIIRWAKRRGVAVTAEVTPHHLLLTDELVRGYDARFKVNPPLRRDEDVRAVREGLADGTIDIVATDHAPHPAEAKACEWQAAANGMVGLESALRVVHEAMVDTGMLGWPDVARVMSEAPARIGRLAGAGTPLAAGQPASLTLYDPAASRPFTTADLRGRSENSPYLGRALPGEVRWTFHRGVVTVADGDVLDAPGVYA, translated from the coding sequence ATGAGCGCCCCTCACCCCGTCACCCCGGCCCCCGTTCTGATCCGCGGCGCGGCGCCCCTCGCCGGAGCGCATGCGGACATCCTCATCGAGCACGGTGCGATCTCCGAGATCGGCTCGGGCCTCAGCCGCGCGGGTGCCACGGTGATCGACGCCGACGGGCTGATCGCCCTCCCGGGCCTGGTCGACCTCCACGCCCACCTGCGTGAGCCCGGGTTCGAGCACGCCGAGACGGTTCTGACCGGCTCGCGTGCGGCGGCTGCCGGCGGCTACACGACGGTCTTCGCGATGCCGAACACCTCGCCCGTGGCCGACACCGCGGGCGTCGTCGAGCAGGAGCTCGCGCTCGGTGAGGCCGCCGGCTACGTCACGGTGCAGCCGATCGGCGCCGTCACGGTTGGGCAGCGCGGCGAGAGCCTCGCCGAGCTGGGAGCGATGGCGCACTCCCGCGCGCGTGTCCGGGTGTTCAGCGACGACGGGTTCTGCGTCTGGGACCCCCTGATCATGCGCCGTGCGCTCGAATACGTGAAGGCGTTCGACGGCGTCATCGCCCAGCACGCGCAAGACCCGCGGCTCACCGAGGGCGCGCAGATGAACGAGGGCGCGGTCTCGGCGGAGCTCGGCCTCGCCGGCTGGCCCGCGGTCGCGGAGGAGTCGATCATCGCTCGCGACGTCCTCCTCGCCGAGCACGTCGGCTCTCGCCTGCACGTCTGCCACCTCTCCACCGCCGGATCGGTCGACATCATCCGGTGGGCCAAGCGCCGCGGAGTGGCGGTGACCGCCGAGGTCACCCCGCACCACCTGCTGCTCACCGACGAGCTCGTCCGCGGCTACGACGCCCGGTTCAAAGTCAACCCGCCGCTTCGCCGTGACGAAGACGTGCGCGCGGTGCGGGAGGGCCTCGCGGACGGCACGATCGACATCGTGGCCACCGATCACGCCCCGCATCCCGCCGAGGCGAAGGCGTGCGAGTGGCAGGCTGCGGCCAACGGAATGGTCGGACTCGAGAGCGCGCTGCGGGTCGTGCATGAGGCGATGGTCGACACCGGGATGCTGGGGTGGCCCGACGTCGCCCGTGTGATGTCCGAGGCGCCCGCCCGTATCGGCCGCCTCGCCGGCGCCGGCACGCCGCTCGCCGCCGGACAGCCGGCGTCGCTGACCCTGTACGACCCTGCCGCGTCGCGGCCGTTCACCACGGCCGACCTGCGCGGTCGGAGCGAGAACTCACCGTACCTCGGCCGTGCCCTTCCGGGGGAGGTCCGCTGGACCTTCCATCGCGGGGTGGTCACCGTCGCCGACGGCGACGTGCTCGACGCCCCGGGGGTGTACGCATGA
- the carA gene encoding glutamine-hydrolyzing carbamoyl-phosphate synthase small subunit: MTRLPTTGLTTTDPAVLVLEDGTRHTGRAYGARGTTLGEVVFSTGMTGYQETLTDPSYAGQIVLQTAPHIGNTGMNSEDVESRRIWVAGYIVRDPARVVSNWRSEQSLDDALAADGIVGISGIDTRAVTRHIRSAGSMRGGIFSGEAAGWDADEQLRVVKEAPEMTGQNLSSTVSVTAAEVTPARGERLGNLAVLDLGVKQATIENLADRGFDVHVLPQDATIADIRAIDPVAVFYSNGPGDPAASAAHVELLRAVLDDRLPFFGICFGNQLLGRALGLGTYKLPFGHRGINQPVLDKVTGRVEITAHNHGFAVDAPLEGSFESPQGYGRVEVSHIGLNDNVVEGLRALDIPAFSVQYHPEAAAGPHDANYLFDRFRDMVRAHRDARSGAGDTQESND; this comes from the coding sequence ATGACCCGGCTCCCCACCACAGGCCTGACCACCACCGACCCCGCCGTCCTCGTCCTCGAGGACGGCACCCGTCACACCGGGCGCGCCTACGGGGCGCGGGGCACGACCCTCGGCGAGGTCGTCTTCTCCACCGGCATGACCGGCTACCAGGAGACCCTGACCGACCCGTCGTACGCCGGCCAGATCGTGCTGCAGACCGCCCCGCATATCGGCAACACCGGCATGAACTCGGAGGACGTCGAGTCGCGCCGCATCTGGGTGGCCGGCTACATCGTCCGCGACCCCGCGCGTGTGGTGTCGAACTGGCGCTCCGAGCAGTCGCTCGACGACGCCCTGGCCGCTGACGGGATCGTCGGCATCAGCGGGATCGACACGCGCGCCGTCACTCGGCACATCCGCTCCGCCGGCAGCATGCGCGGGGGGATCTTCTCGGGCGAAGCCGCCGGCTGGGACGCCGACGAACAGCTCCGCGTGGTGAAGGAGGCTCCGGAGATGACGGGGCAGAACCTCTCATCGACGGTCTCGGTGACCGCCGCGGAGGTCACACCCGCGCGTGGCGAGCGCCTCGGCAACCTGGCGGTGCTCGACCTCGGCGTCAAGCAGGCCACGATCGAGAACCTCGCCGATCGGGGCTTCGACGTGCACGTCCTGCCGCAGGACGCCACGATCGCCGACATCCGCGCGATCGACCCCGTCGCGGTGTTCTACTCCAACGGACCCGGCGACCCGGCCGCGTCGGCCGCGCATGTCGAGCTGCTGCGCGCTGTGCTCGATGACCGCCTGCCCTTCTTCGGCATCTGCTTCGGAAATCAGCTGCTCGGCCGCGCCCTCGGTCTCGGCACCTACAAGCTGCCCTTCGGCCATCGCGGCATCAATCAGCCGGTGCTCGACAAGGTCACCGGGCGGGTCGAGATCACCGCCCACAACCACGGCTTCGCCGTCGACGCGCCGCTGGAGGGCTCTTTCGAGAGCCCGCAGGGGTACGGGCGGGTCGAGGTGAGCCACATCGGTTTGAACGACAACGTCGTCGAGGGGCTTCGAGCCCTCGACATCCCCGCCTTCTCGGTTCAGTACCACCCCGAGGCGGCGGCTGGTCCGCACGACGCCAACTATCTGTTCGACCGGTTCCGCGACATGGTGCGTGCGCATCGTGACGCCCGTTCCGGTGCCGGTGACACCCAGGAGAGCAACGACTGA
- the carB gene encoding carbamoyl-phosphate synthase large subunit translates to MPKRDDIHSVLVIGSGPIVIGQAAEFDYSGTQACRVLRAEGVRVILVNPNPATIMTDPDFADATYIEPITADVLETIIAKEKPDAILPTLGGQTALNAAISLHEKGILDKYGVELIGAKVDAIRKGEDRQVFKELVIEAGADVAASRICHTMDEVLAGAAELGYPLVVRPSFTMGGLGSGFAFDEADLRRIAGAGLHDSPTHEVLLEESILGWKEYELELMRDTADNTVVVCTIENVDPVGVHTGDSITVAPSLTLTDREYQKLRDIGIDIIRAVGVDTGGCNIQFAVNPDDGRIIVIEMNPRVSRSSALASKATGFPIAKIAAKLAIGYRLDEIPNDITRVTPASFEPTLDYVVVKVPRFNFEKFPAADTTLTTTMKSVGEAMAIGRNFTTALQKALRSLEKRGSSFHWGEESRSVEELLEVAKTPTDGRIVVLQQALRLGATPEQAFDATAIDPWFLDQIVLINEVADAIRDAEQLDDATLRLAKDHGFSDVQIAQLRGISEAEARAVRHGLGIRPVYKTVDTCAGEFPALTPYHYSSYDSETEIAASERTKVVIIGSGPNRIGQGVEFDYSCVHASFALADAGFETIMVNCNPETVSTDYDTSDRLYFEPLTLEDVLEVLHAESQSGEILGVICQLGGQTPLGLAQGIEDAGYRILGTSPAAIELAEERELFSRLLDDADLIAPRNGTATDVNQAVTIAEEIGYPVLVRPSFVLGGRGMEIVYDTPSLRDYFVRIADQAIIGPGMPLLVDRFLDDAIEIDVDALYDGDRLYIGGIMEHLEEAGIHSGDSSCALPPMSLGRSDIDRVREATLAIAHRVGVRGLLNVQFAISAGVLYVIEANPRASRTVPFVSKALGIPLAKAASRIMAGSTVAELVTEGMLPEADGSRVPLGAPVAVKEAVLPFKRFRTRDGQIVDSVLGPEMRSTGEVMGIDRDFPTAFAKSQEAAYGGMPLTGTVFISVADGDKRAVILPAHRLQELGFDLVATEGTAEILGRNGIRVRVVNKYSATQATGETNIVDLINAGDIDIVVNTPSGGLARADGYEIRAAAVAADKALFTTMAVLGAAVSALPVLREGFAVRSLQEYAADRAEAR, encoded by the coding sequence ATGCCCAAGCGCGACGACATCCACAGCGTCCTCGTCATCGGGTCCGGCCCGATCGTCATCGGCCAGGCCGCCGAGTTCGACTACTCCGGAACCCAGGCGTGCCGGGTCCTGCGCGCCGAGGGGGTGCGGGTCATCCTCGTCAACCCCAATCCGGCGACGATCATGACCGACCCCGACTTCGCCGATGCGACCTACATCGAACCGATCACCGCAGACGTGCTCGAGACGATCATCGCCAAGGAGAAGCCCGACGCGATCCTGCCGACCCTCGGCGGCCAGACCGCGTTGAACGCCGCCATCTCGCTGCACGAGAAGGGCATCCTCGACAAGTACGGCGTCGAGCTGATCGGCGCCAAGGTCGATGCCATCCGCAAGGGCGAGGACCGTCAGGTCTTCAAGGAGCTCGTCATCGAAGCGGGCGCGGATGTCGCGGCCAGCCGCATCTGCCACACAATGGACGAGGTGCTCGCCGGGGCCGCCGAGCTCGGCTACCCCCTCGTCGTGCGTCCGTCGTTCACGATGGGCGGCCTCGGGTCCGGCTTCGCCTTCGACGAGGCCGACCTCCGCCGCATCGCGGGTGCGGGCCTCCACGACTCGCCCACCCACGAGGTGCTCCTCGAGGAGTCGATCCTCGGGTGGAAGGAGTATGAGCTCGAGCTCATGCGCGACACCGCCGACAACACCGTCGTGGTCTGCACCATCGAGAACGTCGACCCGGTCGGGGTGCACACGGGGGATTCGATCACCGTCGCGCCGTCGCTCACGCTCACCGACCGCGAGTACCAGAAGCTCCGCGACATCGGCATCGACATCATCCGCGCCGTGGGGGTGGACACCGGCGGCTGCAACATCCAGTTCGCCGTCAATCCCGACGACGGCAGGATCATCGTCATTGAGATGAACCCGCGGGTGTCGCGCTCCTCGGCGTTGGCCTCTAAGGCCACGGGGTTCCCGATCGCGAAGATCGCCGCCAAGCTCGCCATCGGCTACCGCCTGGACGAGATTCCCAACGACATCACCCGGGTGACGCCGGCGAGCTTCGAGCCGACGCTCGACTACGTCGTGGTGAAGGTCCCCCGCTTCAACTTCGAGAAGTTCCCCGCCGCCGACACCACGCTCACCACGACCATGAAGTCGGTGGGCGAGGCGATGGCCATCGGCCGCAACTTCACCACCGCCCTGCAGAAGGCGCTGCGGTCGCTGGAGAAGCGCGGGTCGAGCTTCCACTGGGGCGAGGAGTCCCGTTCGGTGGAGGAGCTGCTCGAGGTCGCGAAGACCCCGACCGACGGACGCATCGTGGTCCTCCAGCAGGCGCTGCGCCTGGGTGCCACCCCTGAGCAGGCCTTCGACGCCACGGCGATCGATCCGTGGTTCCTCGATCAGATCGTGCTCATCAACGAGGTGGCCGATGCCATTCGCGATGCCGAGCAGCTGGATGACGCGACCCTGCGTCTGGCGAAGGATCACGGCTTCAGCGACGTGCAGATCGCGCAGCTGCGCGGCATCTCCGAGGCCGAGGCGCGGGCGGTGCGCCACGGACTCGGGATCCGCCCGGTGTACAAGACCGTCGACACCTGCGCGGGGGAGTTCCCGGCGCTGACCCCGTACCACTACTCCAGCTACGACAGCGAGACCGAGATCGCCGCATCGGAGCGCACCAAGGTGGTCATCATCGGCTCGGGCCCCAACCGCATCGGCCAGGGTGTGGAGTTCGACTACTCGTGCGTCCACGCCTCGTTCGCCCTCGCCGACGCCGGCTTCGAGACCATCATGGTCAACTGCAACCCCGAGACCGTGTCGACCGACTACGACACCTCCGACCGGCTGTACTTCGAGCCGCTGACGCTGGAGGACGTGCTGGAGGTCCTGCACGCCGAGTCGCAGTCGGGTGAGATCCTCGGCGTCATCTGCCAACTGGGCGGCCAGACGCCGCTCGGTCTCGCGCAGGGGATCGAGGATGCCGGCTACCGGATCCTCGGCACGAGTCCCGCCGCGATCGAGCTCGCCGAGGAGCGGGAGCTGTTCTCGCGCCTCCTCGACGACGCCGATCTGATCGCGCCGCGCAACGGCACCGCGACCGACGTCAATCAGGCCGTGACGATCGCCGAGGAGATCGGGTACCCGGTGCTCGTCCGCCCGAGCTTCGTGCTCGGCGGCCGCGGCATGGAGATCGTGTACGACACCCCGAGCCTGCGCGACTACTTCGTGCGCATCGCCGATCAGGCGATCATCGGTCCGGGGATGCCGCTTCTGGTCGACCGGTTCCTCGACGACGCGATCGAGATCGACGTCGACGCCCTCTACGACGGCGATCGGCTCTATATCGGCGGAATCATGGAGCACCTCGAGGAGGCCGGCATCCATTCCGGCGACTCCAGCTGCGCCCTGCCGCCGATGTCGCTCGGTCGCAGCGACATCGACAGGGTGCGCGAGGCGACGCTCGCGATCGCACACCGCGTGGGGGTGCGGGGGCTCCTGAACGTGCAGTTCGCGATCAGCGCCGGTGTGCTCTACGTCATCGAGGCCAATCCCCGCGCGAGCCGCACGGTGCCGTTCGTCTCCAAGGCCCTCGGGATTCCGCTCGCCAAGGCCGCGAGCCGCATCATGGCGGGTTCGACGGTGGCCGAGCTCGTGACCGAGGGAATGCTCCCCGAGGCCGACGGCTCGCGCGTGCCGCTGGGAGCGCCCGTCGCCGTGAAGGAGGCGGTGCTGCCGTTCAAGCGGTTCCGCACCCGCGACGGTCAGATCGTCGACTCGGTGCTCGGGCCCGAGATGCGCTCCACCGGTGAGGTGATGGGCATCGATCGCGACTTCCCGACCGCGTTCGCCAAGAGCCAAGAGGCCGCATACGGCGGGATGCCGCTGACGGGCACCGTCTTCATCTCGGTCGCCGACGGCGACAAGCGTGCCGTGATCCTTCCCGCCCATCGTCTCCAGGAGCTCGGGTTCGACCTCGTGGCCACCGAGGGGACCGCGGAGATCCTCGGGCGCAACGGCATCCGGGTGCGCGTGGTGAACAAGTACTCCGCGACGCAGGCGACGGGAGAGACGAACATCGTCGACCTCATCAACGCCGGCGACATCGACATCGTCGTGAACACCCCGAGCGGCGGGCTTGCCCGTGCCGACGGATACGAGATCCGCGCGGCGGCGGTCGCGGCCGACAAAGCCCTGTTCACCACGATGGCCGTGCTCGGTGCCGCCGTGAGCGCCCTCCCGGTGCTGCGTGAGGGATTCGCGGTGCGGAGCCTGCAGGAGTACGCCGCCGATCGGGCGGAGGCCCGGTGA
- the pyrF gene encoding orotidine-5'-phosphate decarboxylase, with amino-acid sequence MTGFAERLRAALDTHGPLCVGIDPHAHLLAEWGLDDTAAGVRDFGLRTVDAAAGRVGVVKPQVAFFERFGAAGFAALEETLAAARAAGLIVIADAKRGDIGSTMAAYAAAWLHPGSPLEADALTVSPYLGPDSLRETLTGAVRAGKGVFVLAGTSNPEATSLQTAHPVDVATDDGQTVAARVARDVTWVNGSAAFTGDLGPIGLVVGATVDRWELGLTDDLLRGAPILAPGFGAQGAAPADLPRLFGALSHNVIASESRSILSAGPTDLAARIDDRQALYREEQS; translated from the coding sequence GTGACCGGTTTCGCCGAACGGCTGCGCGCAGCCCTCGACACCCACGGGCCCCTCTGCGTCGGGATCGACCCCCACGCGCACCTCCTCGCCGAGTGGGGCCTCGATGACACCGCCGCCGGGGTTCGGGACTTCGGGCTGCGGACAGTCGACGCGGCGGCTGGACGCGTCGGCGTGGTGAAGCCCCAAGTGGCCTTCTTCGAGAGGTTCGGGGCTGCCGGCTTCGCCGCGCTGGAGGAGACGCTCGCCGCCGCACGTGCGGCGGGGCTCATCGTCATCGCCGACGCCAAGCGGGGCGACATCGGCAGCACGATGGCCGCGTACGCGGCCGCGTGGCTGCACCCCGGCTCACCATTGGAAGCCGACGCGCTCACCGTCAGTCCCTACCTCGGACCCGATTCGCTCCGCGAGACCCTCACCGGCGCTGTCCGCGCGGGCAAGGGCGTTTTCGTCCTGGCGGGCACCAGCAACCCCGAAGCGACGTCGTTGCAGACCGCGCACCCCGTGGATGTGGCGACGGATGACGGCCAGACCGTCGCCGCCCGGGTCGCGCGCGACGTCACGTGGGTGAACGGCTCGGCCGCCTTCACCGGCGACCTCGGTCCGATCGGACTCGTCGTGGGCGCGACGGTGGACCGCTGGGAACTCGGGCTCACCGACGACCTGCTCCGCGGTGCGCCGATCCTCGCGCCCGGTTTCGGAGCCCAGGGCGCCGCGCCCGCCGACCTGCCGCGCCTGTTCGGGGCGCTCTCGCACAACGTGATCGCCAGCGAGAGCCGCAGCATCCTCTCCGCTGGACCGACGGATCTCGCCGCCCGGATCGACGATCGGCAGGCTCTGTACCGGGAGGAACAGTCGTGA
- the gmk gene encoding guanylate kinase yields MTSSRRPPEVDRRAASERAVAARRARAALKRDLATRVISPQELTRRAFAAPDSPAGTLRVTEFLTALPAIGEGKRDRILESLAISPVKRLGGLGARQRRDLTAFLDERWPEPEPRTGRSRLIVLAGPTAVGKGTVATHIKTHHPEILLSVSATTRAPRPGERDGEHYYFVDDVEFDRLIAEGQLLEWATVHNSHRYGTPRRPIEEALATGRTVLLEIDLQGARQVRAAEPSATLVFLLPPSWDELVNRLVGRGTEGAEERARRLRTARVELAAQSEFDYHVVNDDVARAAAEVVSLAAR; encoded by the coding sequence GTGACATCGTCCCGTCGCCCGCCCGAGGTCGATCGCCGCGCCGCGTCTGAGCGGGCCGTCGCTGCGCGACGCGCCCGCGCCGCTCTCAAGCGCGACCTGGCCACCCGCGTCATCTCACCCCAGGAGCTCACGCGTCGTGCCTTCGCCGCGCCGGACTCGCCTGCCGGAACGTTGCGCGTCACCGAGTTCCTCACCGCACTGCCGGCGATCGGGGAAGGCAAGCGCGACCGGATCCTCGAGTCCCTCGCCATCTCGCCGGTCAAGCGGCTCGGCGGGCTCGGCGCGCGCCAGCGCCGCGATCTGACGGCCTTCCTCGACGAGCGGTGGCCCGAGCCCGAGCCGCGGACGGGACGGAGTCGTCTGATCGTGCTGGCCGGACCGACGGCGGTGGGGAAGGGGACGGTCGCGACGCACATCAAGACACATCACCCCGAGATCCTGCTCTCCGTCTCCGCGACGACGCGTGCACCGCGACCGGGGGAGCGGGACGGCGAGCACTACTACTTCGTCGACGACGTCGAGTTCGACAGACTCATCGCCGAAGGCCAGCTCCTCGAGTGGGCGACGGTGCACAACTCCCACCGGTACGGCACCCCCCGCCGGCCGATCGAGGAGGCGCTTGCGACGGGGCGCACGGTGCTGCTCGAGATCGATCTGCAGGGCGCCCGGCAGGTGAGGGCGGCCGAGCCGTCGGCGACGCTGGTCTTCCTCCTCCCGCCCAGCTGGGACGAGCTGGTGAACCGGCTGGTGGGGCGCGGCACCGAGGGTGCGGAGGAGCGGGCGCGCCGGCTGCGGACGGCGCGGGTGGAGCTGGCGGCGCAGTCGGAGTTCGATTACCACGTGGTCAACGACGACGTCGCACGGGCGGCGGCGGAGGTCGTCTCGCTCGCCGCGCGCTGA
- a CDS encoding ABC transporter ATP-binding protein, whose amino-acid sequence MPTPDSRVIDVPAAGGRRGAVRVAGVSRTFPTPAPLPVLRGVDLALAPGEIVAVVGPSGCGKSTLLRLLAGLDTPTAGMIELDDAPVRDTDERTAVAFQEPRLLPWRTIADNVSLGLPRGVRGAERRERVAELLDLVGLGHAADRRPREVSGGMAQRASLARALARGPEVLLLDEPFGALDALTRLRMQDLLLQIHAARPTTVLLVTHDVEEALYLADRVLLLRSLGGDPAASSIARIVDVPGIRPRDRAAHDFTALRAELLEGLGVDTHHSTPDTRRTAEETR is encoded by the coding sequence ATGCCCACCCCGGACTCCCGCGTCATCGACGTGCCCGCCGCCGGCGGACGCCGTGGCGCGGTGCGGGTGGCCGGCGTGTCGCGGACCTTCCCGACGCCGGCTCCGCTGCCCGTCCTTCGCGGAGTGGACCTCGCGCTCGCGCCCGGTGAGATCGTGGCCGTCGTCGGCCCCTCCGGGTGCGGCAAGTCCACGCTGCTGCGTCTTCTCGCGGGGCTGGACACCCCGACCGCCGGGATGATCGAGCTCGACGACGCCCCCGTCCGCGACACCGACGAGCGCACCGCGGTGGCGTTCCAGGAGCCGCGTCTCCTGCCGTGGCGCACCATCGCGGACAACGTCTCGCTGGGTCTTCCCCGCGGGGTGCGGGGGGCGGAGCGCCGTGAGCGCGTCGCCGAGCTCCTCGACCTCGTCGGTCTCGGCCACGCCGCCGATCGCCGTCCGCGGGAGGTCTCCGGCGGGATGGCCCAGCGCGCCTCCCTCGCCCGGGCGCTGGCTCGAGGTCCGGAGGTCCTGCTGCTCGACGAGCCCTTCGGGGCCCTGGATGCGCTCACCCGCCTGCGCATGCAGGACCTCCTGCTGCAGATCCACGCTGCGCGGCCCACCACCGTCCTCCTCGTCACGCACGACGTCGAGGAGGCCCTGTACCTGGCCGACCGCGTGCTGCTCCTTCGCTCGCTCGGTGGCGACCCCGCGGCATCCTCGATCGCCCGGATCGTCGACGTGCCCGGCATCCGTCCGCGCGATCGCGCCGCCCATGACTTCACCGCTCTGCGCGCCGAGCTCCTCGAGGGACTCGGCGTCGACACCCACCACAGCACGCCCGACACCCGCCGCACCGCCGAGGAGACCCGATGA
- a CDS encoding aliphatic sulfonate ABC transporter substrate-binding protein: protein MSTIVRRTVPALAIAGTIMLATTGCLAGESADASNADAAGSAGAEGAEWSTDTLSIDFATYNPLSLIVRDQGLIEEALGDDVTVEWVQSAGSNKANEFLRAGSIDVGSTAGSAALLARANGSPIKVIDIYSQPEWSALVVPEGSDITSVADLAGKSVAATPGTDPYFFLLQALETEGLTIADIQLQNLQHADGRAALDAGSVDAWAGLDPIMAAAEAESGAELLYRNVDFNSYGFLNATEEFLTDHPDVAQVVVDAYEEARAWALENPDETAALLAEVAGIDLAVAETVITERSNLDVGGIPGDDQLAVLEKIGPVLVESGSIQGGQAAVDDALATLIDDSFARTATEDQ, encoded by the coding sequence ATGAGCACCATCGTCCGCCGAACCGTTCCCGCCCTCGCGATCGCCGGAACGATCATGCTCGCCACGACAGGATGCCTCGCCGGCGAGAGCGCAGACGCGTCGAACGCGGATGCCGCGGGCTCGGCCGGCGCCGAGGGTGCCGAGTGGTCCACCGACACCTTGTCGATCGACTTCGCCACCTACAACCCCCTGAGCCTCATCGTTCGCGACCAGGGGCTCATCGAAGAGGCCCTCGGCGACGACGTCACCGTCGAGTGGGTGCAGTCGGCGGGATCGAACAAGGCCAACGAGTTCCTGCGCGCCGGCTCGATCGACGTCGGCTCGACGGCGGGCTCGGCGGCGCTCCTCGCCCGCGCGAACGGCTCGCCGATCAAGGTGATCGACATCTACTCCCAGCCCGAGTGGTCGGCCCTGGTCGTCCCCGAGGGGAGCGACATCACCTCCGTCGCCGATCTGGCCGGGAAGTCGGTGGCCGCCACCCCCGGCACCGATCCCTACTTCTTCCTCCTCCAGGCTCTGGAGACGGAAGGGCTGACGATCGCCGACATCCAGCTGCAGAACCTGCAGCACGCCGACGGCCGCGCCGCCCTCGACGCCGGCTCGGTCGATGCGTGGGCGGGCCTGGACCCGATCATGGCCGCTGCCGAGGCGGAGTCGGGCGCCGAGCTGCTCTACCGCAACGTGGACTTCAACTCCTATGGCTTCCTCAATGCCACCGAGGAGTTCCTGACCGACCACCCCGACGTCGCGCAGGTCGTCGTCGACGCCTACGAGGAGGCCCGCGCGTGGGCCCTGGAGAACCCCGACGAGACCGCGGCACTCCTCGCCGAGGTCGCCGGCATCGATCTCGCCGTGGCCGAGACGGTGATCACCGAGCGCTCCAACCTCGATGTCGGCGGCATCCCCGGCGACGACCAGCTGGCGGTGCTGGAGAAGATCGGTCCGGTGCTCGTGGAGTCCGGGTCGATCCAGGGCGGTCAGGCCGCGGTCGACGACGCGCTCGCCACCCTCATCGACGACAGCTTCGCCCGCACGGCCACGGAGGACCAGTGA